Proteins from a genomic interval of Qipengyuania sp. JC766:
- a CDS encoding DegT/DnrJ/EryC1/StrS aminotransferase family protein: protein MLNTSVAPWPSYTEEEADAASRVLLSGRVNQWTGEEVRHFEREFARFADCEHAVAVANGTLALDLALRALGIGPGDEVVVTPRTFIASVSSVVNAGAVPVFADVDPESGNIAPATIAPVLTDRTKAIIPVHLAGWPCDMKGIMQLAEARDIVVIEDCAQAHGAKIDGRSVGSFGHAGAWSFCQDKIMTTGGEGGMVTCRDEALRRRMWSFKDHGKSWEAVFEREHPPGFRWLHDEFGTNWRMLEMQAAIGRIQLGRMPQWSARRAQIAARYAETLAPFASAVSVPLPPEGMTHAWYRFYAYVRPEGLKDGWDRDRIVAEVMGRDVPLMQGSCSEVYDEAAFDGTGWRPAQRLPNAHRLGRTSLMFLTHPTLTDEDVARICDAVAGVLSQAVR from the coding sequence ATGCTCAACACCTCGGTCGCCCCCTGGCCATCCTATACCGAAGAAGAAGCGGACGCCGCTTCGCGCGTGCTGCTGTCCGGCAGGGTGAACCAGTGGACGGGCGAGGAAGTCCGCCATTTCGAGCGCGAGTTCGCGCGCTTCGCCGATTGCGAACACGCCGTGGCCGTCGCCAACGGCACGCTGGCCCTCGACCTCGCTCTGCGCGCGCTCGGCATCGGACCGGGCGACGAGGTGGTGGTGACGCCGCGCACCTTCATCGCTTCAGTGTCCAGCGTCGTGAACGCGGGCGCCGTGCCAGTATTTGCCGATGTCGATCCGGAAAGCGGCAATATCGCGCCCGCCACGATCGCGCCTGTCCTGACCGACAGGACGAAGGCCATCATCCCGGTGCACCTGGCCGGCTGGCCGTGCGACATGAAGGGGATCATGCAGCTAGCCGAGGCGCGCGACATAGTCGTGATCGAGGATTGCGCGCAGGCCCACGGGGCGAAGATCGATGGCCGCTCGGTCGGGTCCTTCGGCCATGCCGGGGCCTGGTCCTTCTGCCAGGACAAGATCATGACGACCGGCGGCGAAGGCGGCATGGTCACTTGCCGGGACGAGGCGCTGCGCCGCCGCATGTGGTCCTTCAAGGACCACGGCAAGTCCTGGGAAGCGGTGTTCGAACGCGAACATCCCCCGGGCTTCCGCTGGCTGCACGACGAATTCGGCACCAACTGGCGGATGCTGGAAATGCAGGCCGCGATCGGCCGCATCCAGCTCGGCCGGATGCCGCAGTGGAGCGCGCGCCGGGCGCAGATCGCCGCCCGCTACGCCGAAACGCTGGCGCCATTCGCATCCGCCGTGTCCGTGCCCCTGCCGCCCGAAGGCATGACGCACGCCTGGTACCGCTTCTACGCCTATGTCCGGCCCGAAGGGCTGAAGGATGGCTGGGACCGCGACCGGATCGTGGCGGAAGTCATGGGCCGCGACGTGCCGCTGATGCAGGGCAGCTGTTCGGAAGTGTACGACGAAGCCGCCTTCGACGGTACGGGCTGGCGCCCGGCGCAGCGCCTGCCCAACGCCCATCGGCTGGGCCGCACGAGCCTGATGTTCCTGACCCATCCCACCCTGACGGACGAGGATGTCGCGCGCATCTGCGATGCCGTGGCCGGGGTCCTCTCGCAGGCGGTCCGCTAA
- a CDS encoding nucleoside-diphosphate sugar epimerase/dehydratase, whose product MKARPTEFGISVARGISASLLRADRNSKRLLAVAVDVLCCIVAVLVSFSIRLGYWEVVSPAVGGMIVAQVAMFLPIFYFGGVYSNLFRFHGPRGMTQLAFCCAVLAIPSVVIFGVVSISGVPRTLSILFPLVFFALVALSRIIARYVLVDLFGERNARRNVLIYGAGSAGRQLAASIAHEREYRLIGYLDADPALAGRKLEGVPIFSTLDMESALERHGIEIVLLAVPSMPRSTRAKLVERLQDSDIHVLTLPALGEIVDGKVSVSDLRPIDVADLLSRDPVEPDPALMSRTIEGKCVLVTGAGGSIGGELSRQILVQRPERIVLVEMTEAALYAIDGELRTLATERNLQVDIVPELASVDNAASARRILTRYRPHTVYHAAAYKHVPMVEANVVSGVSNNVRGTLNCALAACEIGVERFILVSTDKAVRPTNVMGASKRVCEMILQALSRVECPTVFSMVRFGNVLGSSGSVVPRFREQIAHGGPVSITHRDITRYFMTIPEAAGLVIQAGAMARGGEVYLLDMGQPVKIMDLARTMIRLSGRTVRGPDNPDGDIEIVETGLRPGEKLYEELLIGAEAHPTEHPRIFQAQEDFLPWVRLEGEIARLDAMASEGEGDAIRAKLRELVPGFRPSDAEQTPGLAA is encoded by the coding sequence ATGAAGGCACGACCGACCGAATTCGGGATTTCGGTGGCACGCGGTATTTCCGCGTCGCTGCTGCGTGCCGATCGCAATTCCAAGCGGCTGCTGGCGGTCGCGGTGGACGTGCTCTGCTGCATCGTCGCGGTACTCGTCTCCTTCTCCATTCGGCTCGGCTACTGGGAAGTCGTTTCTCCCGCGGTAGGCGGCATGATCGTGGCGCAGGTCGCCATGTTCCTGCCGATCTTCTATTTCGGCGGGGTCTATTCCAACCTGTTCCGCTTCCACGGACCGCGCGGCATGACGCAGCTGGCATTCTGCTGCGCCGTCCTGGCGATACCGTCCGTCGTCATTTTCGGCGTCGTGTCGATATCCGGCGTGCCTCGCACGCTCAGCATCCTCTTCCCGCTGGTGTTCTTCGCGCTGGTGGCGCTGTCGCGGATCATCGCGCGCTACGTGCTGGTGGACCTGTTCGGGGAGCGGAACGCGCGGCGCAACGTGCTGATCTACGGTGCGGGGTCGGCGGGACGGCAACTGGCCGCCTCGATCGCTCACGAGCGCGAATACCGGCTGATCGGTTATCTCGATGCCGATCCGGCGCTGGCTGGCCGGAAGCTCGAAGGGGTGCCGATCTTCTCGACCCTCGACATGGAAAGCGCGCTGGAGCGCCACGGTATCGAGATCGTGCTGCTGGCCGTTCCCAGCATGCCGCGCAGCACGCGCGCCAAGCTGGTGGAGCGGCTGCAGGACAGCGATATCCATGTGCTGACCCTGCCTGCCCTGGGAGAGATCGTCGACGGCAAGGTATCGGTCAGCGATCTGCGCCCGATCGACGTGGCCGACCTGCTGAGCCGCGATCCGGTGGAGCCCGATCCGGCCCTGATGAGCCGGACGATCGAGGGGAAGTGCGTGCTAGTAACGGGCGCGGGCGGATCCATCGGCGGCGAATTGTCGCGCCAGATCCTGGTCCAGCGGCCGGAGCGGATCGTGCTGGTCGAAATGACCGAGGCGGCGCTCTACGCGATCGACGGCGAATTGCGGACGCTGGCGACGGAACGGAACCTGCAGGTCGATATCGTCCCCGAACTCGCCTCGGTCGACAATGCCGCCAGCGCGCGGCGCATCCTGACCCGCTACCGCCCGCACACGGTTTATCACGCGGCCGCCTACAAGCACGTGCCGATGGTGGAAGCGAACGTCGTCTCGGGCGTCTCCAACAATGTGCGCGGGACGCTCAACTGCGCGCTCGCCGCCTGCGAAATCGGGGTGGAACGGTTCATCCTCGTCAGCACCGACAAGGCGGTCCGGCCGACCAACGTCATGGGCGCGTCCAAGCGCGTATGCGAGATGATCCTGCAGGCGCTCTCGCGCGTCGAATGCCCGACCGTGTTCTCCATGGTGCGCTTCGGCAACGTGCTGGGATCCTCCGGCTCGGTCGTCCCGCGCTTTCGCGAACAGATCGCCCATGGAGGGCCGGTCTCGATCACCCACCGCGACATCACCCGCTACTTCATGACCATTCCGGAAGCGGCAGGGCTGGTGATTCAGGCCGGCGCCATGGCCCGCGGCGGCGAGGTCTACCTGCTCGACATGGGCCAGCCGGTGAAGATCATGGACCTCGCGCGCACGATGATCCGCCTTTCGGGCCGGACCGTGCGCGGTCCCGACAATCCCGACGGCGATATCGAGATCGTGGAAACCGGCCTTCGTCCGGGCGAGAAACTCTACGAGGAACTCCTGATCGGAGCCGAAGCCCATCCGACGGAACACCCGCGCATCTTCCAGGCGCAGGAAGATTTCCTCCCCTGGGTCCGACTGGAAGGTGAGATCGCGCGGCTGGATGCCATGGCCAGCGAAGGAGAGGGCGACGCGATCCGCGCCAAGCTGCGCGAGCTCGTCCCGGGCTTCAGGCCGTCCGACGCGGAACAGACACCGGGGCTGGCCGCATGA
- a CDS encoding sugar transferase has protein sequence MKRFFDIVLSALLLVILAPLLAVVALLVRFRLGSPVLFRQTRPGLHGKPFEILKFRTMTDGRDAQGELLPDSRRLTDFGRFLRSSSIDELPELINILRGDMSFVGPRPLLMEYLPLYSQEQARRHEVRPGITGWAQVNGRNAIGWDEKFALDVEYVDRRSLLLDARIMVLTALKVIRREGINAAGEATMPRFTGARGGRD, from the coding sequence ATGAAGCGCTTTTTTGACATCGTGCTGTCCGCCCTTTTGCTGGTGATCCTGGCGCCGTTGCTGGCCGTCGTCGCCTTGCTCGTGCGCTTCCGCCTCGGCTCGCCCGTGCTTTTCCGCCAGACTCGCCCCGGACTCCACGGCAAGCCGTTCGAAATCCTGAAGTTCCGCACGATGACCGACGGCCGAGACGCACAGGGCGAACTGCTGCCCGATAGCCGCAGACTGACCGATTTCGGCCGTTTCCTGCGCTCCAGCAGCATCGACGAGCTGCCCGAACTCATTAACATCCTGCGCGGCGACATGAGCTTCGTCGGGCCGCGCCCGCTCCTGATGGAGTACCTGCCGCTATATTCGCAGGAGCAGGCGCGCCGTCACGAAGTCAGGCCGGGCATCACCGGCTGGGCCCAGGTAAACGGCCGCAATGCGATCGGCTGGGACGAGAAATTCGCGCTCGATGTGGAATATGTGGACCGGCGCAGCCTGCTGCTGGACGCCAGGATCATGGTCCTGACCGCGCTCAAAGTGATCCGCCGCGAAGGCATCAACGCCGCAGGCGAAGCCACGATGCCGCGGTTTACGGGGGCAAGGGGAGGTCGCGACTGA
- a CDS encoding acetyltransferase: MLIGIYGASGFGREVMPLAKRQFGSEAEYCFIDDQGDSETRTAEPVLTWDAFREREGEKQVALAIADAGVRKKLATRLRESGISAVSLFDPGVLSGSDNEIGEGAIFCGFSQITSNAKIGRFFHANIYSYVAHDCVIGDFVTFAPRVCCNGNVSIGDFAYIGTGAIIRQGIAIGEGAVIGMGAVVTRDVPAGETWVGNPAAQLQRRKP, translated from the coding sequence ATGCTTATCGGAATATACGGGGCAAGCGGTTTTGGCAGGGAGGTCATGCCTCTGGCAAAGCGCCAGTTCGGCAGCGAAGCCGAATATTGCTTCATCGACGACCAGGGAGACTCCGAGACTAGGACGGCGGAGCCGGTACTTACCTGGGATGCTTTCCGCGAACGGGAGGGGGAAAAGCAGGTCGCACTCGCCATCGCCGACGCGGGCGTCCGAAAGAAGCTGGCCACGCGATTGCGGGAGTCCGGCATCTCTGCGGTTAGCCTGTTCGACCCCGGCGTGCTTTCCGGTTCTGACAACGAGATTGGCGAAGGGGCGATTTTCTGCGGCTTTAGCCAGATCACCAGCAACGCGAAGATCGGCCGATTCTTCCATGCGAATATCTACTCGTATGTCGCCCATGATTGCGTCATCGGCGATTTCGTCACTTTCGCACCGCGTGTCTGCTGCAATGGCAACGTGTCGATTGGCGATTTCGCCTATATCGGAACCGGAGCGATCATCCGGCAGGGAATTGCGATAGGGGAAGGCGCAGTCATCGGAATGGGTGCAGTGGTCACGCGCGATGTGCCGGCCGGAGAAACATGGGTCGGTAATCCCGCGGCACAGCTTCAGCGTCGCAAGCCCTGA
- a CDS encoding glycosyltransferase family 4 protein — MKVLFSCSVALSLRNFRGRLLESIRKRGHEVVAIAPDFDHDMLAWCAERGIATDDSPIDGQGLNPLRDLTSLAKLVGTVREHKPDVVLGYTPKPAIYTALAAKLAGVPHVTMMVTGLGYGFMAGEEGWKAKIVPPLVRNLYRAACAACDTVIFHNADNRRTFLDLGILRQPRKAVVVNGSGVDLDHYAPLPFPEVGGPHEIAFLLVGRIVRYKGILEYAKAAARVREKYPQARFLLAGYYDRNPLSYLPEEWAFIEKSLDYLGPQSDVRGVFAQSHVYVLPSYGEGMPRTVLEAMAHGRPVITTETFGCRDTVAEGENGFLVPVKDEIDLADAMIAFLSGNADYDAMGSRSLEIVRDCFEVEKVNADMRAAMRL; from the coding sequence ATGAAGGTTCTGTTCTCCTGTTCTGTCGCCCTTTCTTTACGCAATTTTCGCGGGCGTCTGCTCGAATCGATCCGGAAGCGCGGGCACGAGGTCGTGGCGATCGCGCCGGACTTCGATCACGATATGCTGGCCTGGTGCGCCGAGCGCGGTATCGCGACGGACGACAGTCCGATCGACGGACAGGGCCTCAACCCCCTTCGCGACCTGACCTCGCTGGCTAAACTCGTTGGGACCGTGCGCGAGCACAAGCCCGACGTCGTTCTTGGATATACGCCGAAGCCGGCAATCTACACCGCCCTGGCTGCAAAGCTCGCCGGTGTTCCGCACGTGACCATGATGGTGACTGGCCTCGGATACGGGTTCATGGCCGGCGAAGAAGGCTGGAAGGCGAAAATCGTCCCGCCTCTCGTGCGAAACCTCTATCGGGCGGCTTGCGCGGCCTGCGATACCGTGATCTTTCACAACGCCGACAACCGCCGCACTTTTCTCGACCTCGGCATCCTCCGGCAACCGCGAAAGGCCGTGGTGGTCAACGGATCGGGCGTGGATCTCGATCACTATGCTCCCCTGCCGTTTCCCGAAGTCGGCGGTCCGCACGAGATCGCTTTCCTGCTTGTCGGCAGGATCGTGCGTTACAAGGGCATCCTCGAATACGCGAAGGCCGCCGCTCGGGTTCGGGAGAAATATCCGCAGGCTCGCTTCCTCTTGGCCGGATATTACGACCGTAATCCACTAAGCTATTTGCCGGAGGAGTGGGCCTTTATCGAGAAATCGCTGGACTATCTCGGACCGCAATCGGACGTCCGCGGTGTGTTTGCACAGTCGCATGTCTATGTCCTTCCCAGCTACGGAGAAGGAATGCCGCGCACGGTGCTCGAAGCCATGGCGCACGGCCGCCCGGTCATCACCACGGAGACGTTCGGATGCCGGGATACAGTTGCGGAGGGCGAGAATGGCTTTCTCGTCCCTGTAAAGGATGAAATAGACCTCGCTGACGCGATGATCGCGTTCCTTTCGGGTAATGCCGACTACGATGCGATGGGATCCCGCAGTCTCGAAATTGTCAGGGATTGTTTCGAGGTCGAGAAAGTGAATGCAGACATGCGCGCGGCAATGAGGCTGTGA
- a CDS encoding sulfotransferase — protein sequence MITSKHPIILGNAPSSGSTLLANVLGRSKSIYQRGELSAFDKPDWIDAPEEKVDKEFRIWLDKGYRRRIACENRACFTNYDQYGLSKSEISDLVRSGMSYVDIVRAFLDQARERDRKERWLEKTPANAFALTRLARAIPDAFFIGITRDARFVISSLIRRGFSPEIAVARWYLSNLALLSARDKINIELVRYEDFTRNPAETLENLFAFLNEHFDASILSQTGQVSGTTKLETWSHGVNDAISPSPEWDRSKALPPRVIDAFKRMRPSEPFLRSIDLESAPEPIELQKLLGYSTSGLEEEVSVAIPKIGLLVPAYFRYSASLARHRLSARSIPFSFVS from the coding sequence GTGATTACAAGTAAGCACCCCATAATCTTGGGCAATGCACCTAGTTCTGGCAGTACTCTCCTAGCTAACGTGCTTGGTCGATCAAAAAGCATATATCAACGCGGAGAACTTAGTGCGTTCGATAAGCCTGATTGGATAGATGCACCCGAAGAGAAAGTTGACAAAGAATTCAGGATTTGGCTTGATAAAGGTTATAGAAGGCGAATAGCCTGCGAGAACCGGGCTTGTTTCACGAATTACGATCAATACGGTCTAAGCAAATCCGAAATCTCTGATCTTGTTCGGTCAGGAATGAGTTACGTCGATATCGTTCGCGCTTTTTTAGATCAGGCGCGGGAGCGTGACCGGAAAGAGCGATGGCTTGAAAAAACTCCTGCAAATGCGTTCGCCCTTACAAGGCTGGCGAGGGCAATCCCTGACGCTTTCTTTATAGGCATCACAAGGGATGCACGTTTCGTAATAAGTTCTCTCATACGTCGTGGCTTCTCTCCGGAAATTGCCGTCGCGCGGTGGTACTTGAGTAATTTGGCCCTGCTTTCGGCAAGGGACAAAATTAATATCGAACTAGTGAGATACGAAGATTTCACTCGAAACCCTGCGGAGACGCTCGAAAACCTGTTCGCTTTCCTGAACGAGCATTTCGATGCCAGCATTTTAAGCCAGACGGGACAGGTTTCGGGCACTACGAAACTTGAAACCTGGTCCCACGGTGTGAACGACGCGATATCGCCATCACCCGAATGGGATCGAAGTAAGGCGTTGCCGCCGCGTGTGATTGACGCATTCAAACGTATGCGGCCGAGCGAACCGTTCCTGAGATCAATCGACTTAGAGTCGGCTCCTGAGCCGATCGAACTACAGAAACTCTTGGGGTACTCGACCTCAGGTCTGGAAGAAGAGGTCAGTGTTGCGATTCCGAAAATTGGCCTTCTGGTGCCGGCCTACTTTCGGTACTCGGCCTCTCTCGCAAGGCACCGCCTTTCTGCGCGGAGCATTCCATTCAGCTTTGTCAGCTAG
- a CDS encoding glycosyltransferase, which yields MPSCLIISYGYPPSSSPAAVRMSRLVRGLGERGWTPAVLTVGKAAMVRSRGLDDPLAGEPDRVLRYDDPLAAVAANASENTADSRRKGLGGMLKAFAKGLLFPDRTVLWAMRLRAAHSEPLVAKAQVILSTSPSLASHIAAYRIARKTGAAWVAEFRDPVSWLPEKDETGPVRRRLLARLERWIVGRADATVTMSDTFTEYFKGLYPDAEIRAVPNGSDFDPDAIQAKMKAREARLAAADPDTPLILLHAGALYGGAREPGPIIQAAKKAALQTTRPIRLKFIGSDSYLAAEEASRLDATDIVEAVPALDHAATVRETEQADAVLAMLHRDPVGRVSIMSKFFDYIATGTPILVVGERCATLSKIVEQEGAGAAREYDDVEGMTQWIVRLEREPQTMSYDAVAASGNWSADRMAERMSLVFQHVLGR from the coding sequence ATGCCGTCCTGCTTGATCATCAGCTATGGCTATCCACCCTCGTCGTCACCCGCAGCAGTACGAATGTCGCGACTTGTGCGAGGCTTGGGCGAGCGCGGCTGGACGCCCGCGGTCCTGACGGTCGGAAAGGCTGCCATGGTCCGCTCGCGCGGGCTGGACGACCCCCTTGCCGGTGAACCCGATCGCGTCCTGCGCTACGACGATCCGCTTGCAGCGGTCGCAGCGAACGCGTCCGAAAATACCGCGGACAGCAGGCGCAAAGGCTTGGGAGGCATGCTGAAGGCTTTTGCCAAAGGACTGCTTTTTCCGGATCGTACCGTGCTCTGGGCAATGCGTCTAAGGGCCGCGCATTCGGAACCGCTTGTGGCCAAGGCGCAAGTGATCCTGTCCACGTCCCCGTCCCTCGCATCGCACATCGCGGCCTATCGCATTGCCCGGAAGACCGGTGCGGCCTGGGTGGCCGAGTTTCGCGACCCGGTCAGCTGGCTTCCCGAGAAGGACGAAACCGGACCGGTCCGCCGCAGGTTGCTGGCGCGGCTCGAACGATGGATCGTCGGCAGGGCGGACGCCACCGTCACGATGTCCGACACCTTCACCGAGTATTTCAAAGGACTTTATCCTGACGCGGAAATTCGAGCGGTGCCAAACGGGTCGGATTTCGATCCAGATGCGATCCAGGCAAAAATGAAAGCACGGGAAGCACGGCTGGCCGCTGCTGATCCTGACACTCCGTTGATATTGCTACACGCGGGCGCTCTGTACGGTGGAGCACGTGAACCTGGGCCGATCATTCAAGCCGCAAAGAAGGCTGCCCTGCAGACAACGCGTCCAATCCGCCTGAAATTCATCGGATCGGATTCGTACTTGGCGGCGGAGGAAGCCAGTCGGCTCGATGCGACTGACATCGTGGAAGCGGTCCCAGCGCTCGACCACGCCGCTACTGTTCGCGAAACCGAGCAAGCCGATGCTGTTCTGGCAATGCTGCATCGCGATCCGGTCGGAAGAGTCAGCATCATGAGCAAGTTCTTCGATTATATCGCAACGGGCACTCCGATCCTTGTCGTTGGCGAACGCTGCGCCACTCTATCAAAGATTGTGGAGCAAGAGGGCGCCGGGGCTGCGAGAGAATATGATGACGTGGAGGGGATGACCCAATGGATCGTGCGGCTCGAGAGGGAACCGCAAACGATGTCCTACGATGCCGTTGCCGCCAGCGGGAATTGGTCAGCGGACCGCATGGCAGAACGAATGTCACTGGTCTTTCAGCACGTCCTCGGACGCTAA
- a CDS encoding O-antigen ligase family protein, with protein MAAFTTVEGEAGQGVAGRVIEADLLALGLFLPAFLMSGRIRLEANFWFYLAFMGMMLASLLLATRPGDGIIEYVVHLFNFVVGIALFNLCVNARDFSLSDVLYAFFYAAAVVAVLCLLQFFVFPNWFGGRQVGGLVGTFRNTGQAGTYFGTALAVLLPAMVVGLIRRSAFNVMAMLLIVMCLVLTVKRAALLGFSVGLVGLLLAAALTGSLEDRRRNLTFFVIALVLTPVVFQIYDFAVQNVSGLESRFERKVTNFSVDEFMTKFFGENSAAALRAFQDRPLLGVGPNNIVGEYTEKYEIHSTPLSILSSTGILGFLVYLLFLGHLLWTIWKAGAGRLMENRFMRLAFPMVCGLIVSWGYTYHVRKREFWIAYAVIMFGAFLIKRYQRQSSIKLPAQRTGPSIYQTGNVFARSA; from the coding sequence ATGGCAGCGTTCACCACTGTCGAAGGCGAAGCCGGTCAGGGCGTGGCAGGTCGCGTCATCGAAGCCGACCTGCTCGCCCTGGGCCTGTTCCTGCCGGCCTTCCTGATGAGCGGAAGGATCAGGCTGGAAGCCAATTTCTGGTTTTACCTCGCCTTCATGGGAATGATGCTTGCATCCCTGCTGCTCGCGACGAGGCCCGGCGACGGCATTATCGAATATGTTGTCCACCTGTTCAATTTCGTGGTTGGCATCGCGCTGTTCAATCTGTGCGTTAATGCCCGCGATTTCAGCCTGTCGGACGTGCTCTACGCGTTCTTTTATGCTGCGGCGGTGGTGGCCGTCCTGTGTCTGCTCCAATTCTTCGTGTTTCCCAACTGGTTTGGTGGGCGCCAAGTCGGCGGCCTTGTCGGTACGTTCCGTAACACAGGCCAGGCTGGCACCTATTTCGGGACAGCACTGGCCGTACTACTCCCCGCAATGGTGGTCGGTCTGATCCGCCGATCTGCCTTCAACGTGATGGCGATGCTGCTCATCGTCATGTGTCTCGTCCTCACGGTAAAGCGCGCTGCGTTGCTTGGCTTCTCCGTTGGACTGGTAGGGCTGCTACTCGCCGCCGCCCTGACCGGATCTCTGGAGGACCGTAGGCGCAACCTGACTTTCTTCGTGATAGCGTTGGTGCTTACGCCAGTTGTATTCCAAATCTATGACTTTGCTGTCCAGAATGTGTCCGGTCTCGAAAGTCGTTTCGAGCGAAAGGTAACGAATTTTTCGGTAGACGAATTCATGACGAAGTTTTTCGGTGAGAATTCGGCTGCTGCGTTGCGCGCTTTCCAAGATCGTCCTTTGTTAGGCGTCGGACCGAACAACATCGTCGGTGAGTACACCGAAAAATACGAAATACACTCGACACCCCTGTCGATCTTGTCGTCCACGGGAATTCTTGGGTTTCTCGTGTATCTGCTCTTTCTCGGTCACCTTCTTTGGACAATTTGGAAGGCGGGCGCCGGCCGGCTCATGGAAAATCGCTTCATGCGGCTGGCATTTCCCATGGTCTGCGGTTTGATAGTGAGTTGGGGCTATACCTATCACGTCCGAAAGCGTGAATTCTGGATAGCTTACGCGGTGATCATGTTCGGAGCGTTTCTGATCAAACGCTACCAGAGACAGTCATCAATTAAGCTTCCGGCCCAACGAACTGGCCCATCGATCTATCAAACAGGCAACGTTTTCGCACGCTCGGCTTAA
- a CDS encoding O-antigen ligase family protein, giving the protein MIARLFEPRLMLPAYLALCVVLGGSSSGGAVANALLQLLGLAILWFAATQERAVPVAGDIPGRYFKWLILATCGWIVVQFVPLPSGLWSAIPGRANVAQGMELLGNEPGWRPLAIEWERAIASALSFIPPFAVLAMALRAEPDTITRGILAILAATVLAAVVGVAQIAAGDGSPLYFYDITSVASSVGFFANSNHFATLFIVCAALAIVGIEPDRTGRGGGSFAWLAWLAFTGFLLANVFLNRSLAGLALGMMVAAYCATFFIARLGSPAMRWGGIGIIALGGLAAMMFAVFAPRSLTEKLFVQTTDVGSRTYIWDGTYQAIVDTFPYGIGLGNFRWFYPQYEDPNVILSVYINHAHNDWLEFILEGGIFAVAILGLLGMVLARSARRHLRGNLTQIVRRAAPYVVLLVIALHSLVDYPLRTATIAAVGTLALVMAMRGLTFEPDRLLRGERIRG; this is encoded by the coding sequence ATGATTGCCCGCCTGTTCGAACCGCGTCTCATGCTGCCTGCCTATCTCGCGCTGTGCGTGGTGCTGGGCGGATCGAGCAGCGGGGGTGCTGTCGCCAATGCCCTGCTCCAGTTGCTCGGCCTAGCGATCCTGTGGTTTGCCGCGACCCAAGAGCGCGCGGTTCCGGTCGCCGGGGATATTCCGGGCCGGTATTTCAAATGGCTGATCCTCGCGACCTGCGGCTGGATCGTGGTCCAGTTCGTCCCGCTCCCGTCCGGCCTGTGGTCGGCGATACCGGGACGGGCGAACGTAGCGCAGGGCATGGAACTGCTGGGCAACGAACCGGGCTGGCGCCCGCTTGCGATCGAATGGGAACGCGCCATCGCATCCGCCCTGTCCTTCATACCGCCCTTCGCCGTACTGGCGATGGCGCTCCGGGCGGAGCCCGATACCATCACCAGGGGCATCCTCGCCATCCTTGCGGCCACGGTCCTGGCAGCCGTTGTCGGCGTCGCGCAGATCGCGGCGGGCGACGGATCGCCGCTCTATTTCTACGATATTACCTCGGTCGCATCGTCGGTCGGCTTTTTCGCCAACAGCAACCACTTTGCGACACTGTTCATCGTCTGCGCCGCGTTGGCGATCGTGGGGATAGAGCCGGACCGCACGGGCCGTGGCGGGGGATCGTTCGCCTGGCTCGCCTGGCTCGCCTTTACAGGTTTCCTGCTGGCGAACGTATTCCTCAACCGCTCCCTTGCCGGCCTTGCGCTCGGCATGATGGTCGCGGCCTACTGCGCGACCTTCTTCATTGCGCGCCTCGGCAGCCCCGCGATGCGCTGGGGCGGCATCGGCATCATCGCCCTTGGGGGACTGGCCGCGATGATGTTCGCCGTCTTCGCCCCACGCAGCCTGACGGAAAAGCTGTTCGTCCAGACGACGGACGTGGGATCGCGGACCTATATCTGGGACGGCACCTACCAGGCGATCGTCGACACCTTCCCATATGGCATAGGGCTCGGGAATTTCCGCTGGTTCTATCCGCAGTACGAAGACCCGAACGTCATCCTGTCGGTCTATATCAACCACGCCCACAACGACTGGCTCGAATTCATTCTCGAAGGCGGGATATTCGCCGTCGCGATCCTTGGCCTGCTCGGTATGGTGCTCGCCCGGTCGGCGCGCCGCCACCTTCGCGGAAACCTGACGCAGATCGTGCGCCGGGCCGCGCCCTACGTGGTGCTGCTGGTAATCGCGCTCCACAGCCTCGTGGACTATCCGCTCCGCACGGCAACCATCGCCGCCGTCGGCACGCTGGCCCTGGTGATGGCGATGCGCGGACTGACCTTCGAACCGGACAGGCTGCTTAGAGGCGAGCGCATCCGCGGCTGA